CTGCGCCCGGCGATCACCTACCCCCAGCTCGCCGAGGCCTCCAGCCTCAAGCCCGAGCTGGTGGCCGGCCTCGACATCATGATCGTGCGCGAGCTCACCGGCGGCATCTACTTCGGCCAGCCCCGCGGCATCGAGGTGCGCAACGGCGAGCGGGTCGGCTTCAACACCTACGTCTACTCCGAGAGCGAGATCGAGCGCATCGGTCGCGTCGCCTTCGAGATGGCCCAGAAACGCGGCAAGAAGCTCTGCTCCGTGGACAAGGCCAACGTGCTCGAGGTCACCATCCTGTGGCGCGAGGTGATGGAGCGGTTGGCGCCGGAGTACCCGGACGTCGAGCTCTCCCACATGTACGTCGATAACGCCGCCATGCAGCTGGTGCGTGCGCCCAAGCAGTTCGACGTCATGGTCACCGGCAACATGTTCGGCGACATCCTGTCGGATGCCGCCGCCATGCTCACCGGCTCCATCGGCATGCTGCCGTCCGCCTCGCTCAACGAGACCGGCCAGGGCATGTACGAGCCCTGCCACGGCAGCGCCCCGGACATCGCCGGGAAGGGCATCGCCAACCCGCTTGCGACCATCCTCTCGGTGGCCATGATGCTGCGCTACTCGCTGGATGAGCCGGCGCTGGCCCAACGCATCGAGGACGCCGTGGGCAAGGTGCTGGACGACGGGCTGAGAACCGCGGATATTGCCTCCGAGGGCACCCGCACCGTCTCCA
The Halomonas alkalicola DNA segment above includes these coding regions:
- the leuB gene encoding 3-isopropylmalate dehydrogenase, whose product is MTQKILVLPGDGIGPEITAQASRILAACQARGLDVEVEEALVGGSAYDAHGEPLPAETLEKAKAARAILLGAVGGPKWDKLEDLSKRPEKGLLGLRKNLGLFGNLRPAITYPQLAEASSLKPELVAGLDIMIVRELTGGIYFGQPRGIEVRNGERVGFNTYVYSESEIERIGRVAFEMAQKRGKKLCSVDKANVLEVTILWREVMERLAPEYPDVELSHMYVDNAAMQLVRAPKQFDVMVTGNMFGDILSDAAAMLTGSIGMLPSASLNETGQGMYEPCHGSAPDIAGKGIANPLATILSVAMMLRYSLDEPALAQRIEDAVGKVLDDGLRTADIASEGTRTVSTAEMGDAVLAAFEAL